In Babesia microti strain RI chromosome IV, complete genome, the sequence ATTCATTCCATTTGGCATATTCCTTGGTAAAATCCAGATTAGTTAAATGGCTAAATTAGACTATGTATACCCTCTAACTGAAGTAAAGTACATATTGCAGCTCCGGtccaacaaattgtatCGAAAGCTGGTGACTGGGTTGGTTTTAGAGTGACTTGTTTCCTATATAAGTGTCTAATTACTCGTTTAAAACTGCCATTGCTCAGTAAATTAGTAATGCCCTTGGCCACGGATGGTTTTTCGGCCACATTAAGAACATTTAACACACTCATCTAGTTGTATTCATAGTTAGACGCCAAATAACCACTAATTAATGacacaacaaataaattaacttTGTTGCATTGCTGAAATTGTTAACGTGTGGCACTATGCTATCCTCAACACAGTAGAATTTCCCCCTATATTAGCGTTTACTGGGTGTATTAGGATTTTTTGGTAGAATCAATTGTcgtttcaaattttgtattaaaCAAATCTGTAAGAGACATCATCTATTACTAATATGTAAACAATACTATAAGGTCGTaatgttaaaaaattaataaatctaCATTCAAGCAGTTTCTATTGcttcaatttttatttcaaatattacaacgattcatttgttacaaaattttccatAATTTACTGTGTAAATATctgaaatgattttttgtatGCCATGACATTCTACCAAATAATCATACccatattaatattatgttGCTAATAAATCTAGGAACGCatcaatttaatgaataGGCATGTCAAATGGCTTTTAACCCTAAATTATAGATTTGTATCCGATGTTTAATCtgcatataaaatttttacttcAGACAAATTTCCATTTTAATACTAGGTAATTATGCTggttaattatttcatcaatggaaaattgcaaatttgagGTTTGAACCCACAAACTCCCATTTTGTGCAAATGCACTATATACCTAGTGCAATTTCACAATCTTAATGGTATTTCTCCCATTCGCATTGCTCATAATGTTACTTTAAAGCCTTACATGTACTCAACCAAGTATGGTTTGTTGCAAATGCGGCACTAATAGAGTTTCCACCAAAGAAACGATCATTTAGGCTCTGAAATGCTGCCACAGCCTGTTCTACAGTTGCAAATTTGACCCATACCATGCCGTCAGGCACACTTTTGTTTATGTAAACCTGCAATACATTGCCGTATTTCTTACACTCACTTTTTACATCTTCCACAAGGTCAGTAAAAAATTCGGGATCCTCCATAATTTGTGGATCTGTAGCGCTAAACATGTTACTTAGAACTATATTCTCAGTTACACCAACTGTAGCAGAATTTCCGGGAGCTGATACACCAGGTATAACTTTCGCCGCATCCAAACTTGTCTTGTTAGAAGTTGGTAAGTCTCCATCGCGATTTAGTCGTTTCATTAGTTCTATCTTAGACACAGCACCAGGCATCAGATCACTGTCATATTCCTCCATTTTCTCTTTCTCCAACCTGTCAAGatcatttgttattttctGCGCATTGTTTAATCCATTAAGTGCTGTATATGCATTGGGCCGGTTGTCAGATGTGAGGTTTACTTTGATGTTCCTCCCACTAATTTCAAAGCCATCCATTGCCAACATAGCCTCACGGGCTTCTGATGCCCTCTTGTATTCGATAAAGGCGAATCCTTTTGGTTTGCCAGTGAAGGGATCGCGGTGAAGCTCGACACTTAAGATTTCTCCGAATGGAACAAATAATTGTCTCAGCTCATTCTCACTAATGTTGACCAGAGAATCCACTAGCCCGCCCACATACAATCTCAAAGGCATTTCGCTTTCATTTGTCTGAAATTCCTTTGAAGCTTTAGCGGCTCGGTTCTTTTCGGCCTGTGACGCGGTTACTCTAATGGGTTGGTTTAGCAAAAAGTGGCCACTCATACTCAGTGCTTTGATCACTGAATCATTGGTATAAAATTCCACATATGCAACGCCCTTTGGCCTACCAGTTCTTTGATCACGGACAAGCTGTATATCTCTTATCTTGCCAGCGCCATCGGAGAAAAGTTCATAAATCTCCCTTTCAGTTATCTTCATATGCAAATTGGCCACCAAAACTGTTAAGTCAGTCCTCATGGCCTCTTCTTGTTCTTTGTTGCGCTTAAATTCTTTAATCTGTTTGAGCTTCTCCGCCCTGAGCTTGGCCTCCTCAATCTCATCCCTATCACTTCTGGACGAATGCCTACTACGGCTGTGAGAATGCTTAGATCTACTATGAGAATGTCTAGAACCTGAGTATCTGGACCTAGAACGACTATGAGCATGTACTGAATGCGAATGGGAATGTGAATGCGCATGCCTAGAGCGCGAACGGCTTCTAGAAGTATGCCTGCGATGGTGGGACCTATCACGCGATTTGTGCCTAGGAGAACCGCTACACGACCTTTTGTCGTATCGAGATACGTGGTTTCCACTAGACATCTACAAGATAtagtttatatatactgaTGTTATATTAGGGTGGGGTACACTTATGTATAACCAACCCTTGGTATATGACTAAAATGGGTCATTATGACAATATTTTCtcacctaaataaaaacttcaaaattacaattcGGATAGATACACATATTGATCACTACATAactaaatgtataaaaatccaattatctgcaaatttagaaattaattacataaaataaCTTATAGCGGAGCACTTAAAAATGCACTtgtattcaaaaatttacatacaaACAAACAAAACTCagaaaaataattgttttatcGTTCCACGTCTAACTAATTCACACAATCATGTGTTAAAAATAgacattaatttataaatttcatattcaaaACATTACCATACGATCGCTATTATTGcaaattaaattcattattcACAGTTAATAAGacactaaataattgaaaattccTATTAGAAATTcgattttttttttttcGTTTTTTACATCACTACATTTAACATTGAATAAAGATTGGCCGATAGAACCCTATTAGTGACTATATTGCTTGATTAATGATTAGTAACATGTTATAGACACTAATATTAacgaatatatataaataatacgCAGATTTAAAGGATTTTTAATGGCAAAATTGCCATTCTCTGATTGCCGATGTCTATATTCATTCGCAACTATCCAAATATTCAAAGTATATAGTGAAGGAGagtatataacaaatataatagtCAAACCGTATAAATATTCactataattaataaatgaatatttaagCGAAAGTTCTCATGATAAtgctaaataaaatatattgtaagaCTCACGTTTCTGCATCGTGGCGCCCGGTGGCACATATCCTACAATCCGCAGTTCCTGACAGCCACTCCCCTAACAATAAGTAAACTAGGTACATAGTGGCAATTTAGAAACAAAAATACGAGCGTTACAACAGTAACTGTAAATTGTCGTGCCGCTGTACACAGTACCACCCACAGTATAGTGTGTATAATTAACTCCCTCACACATATCGTAAAAAATGTACTTCACTTATGTAATACGACCAGGAGATGCGCCTGAGAGTAGGAAACCGCAATTTGAACCCATTTGGGAATTCTTAATGAATTACAACCTACGTTTGGGCTTTGTAATCCAATTAACTTCCTATGCAATTCTCATCTCTAGCATTTATGCTGGTGGGAAGAGTCCATTTGGACTTTTAGGATTTCTCAGAGCAACAGTAGATAGTATTGGCATCACACCCTTCTCATCTGTGTTATTTTGCCATGGCGGATTCATCATTGGGACACTTCTTATTATGGCCTTTATACAAATGGCGGAGGACGATAGTAGGTAAGTTTATGTTTTTATTCAGCATTAAACAATCAAGGGGTTATCGCGCTGGGACTAAATTTATCCTACAGGCTACTTCATTTGCATCAGTTTCTTGGTGTTTATCATTGGTGACATTTCTGGGTGCTACTTATTACTTTGATTCGGAATGGTTGGATGAGCAAATTGGCGTTGGATCGAATTGGATAATTCACTTTACATCAAGAGTTTTGGATTCATTTGCCATGCTTTGTTATGCTGGCGGTTGTTTCTTTTTGGAAACTTATCATTCTCATGGCACCAACGAGATTTGGGGGTGGATTTGCGGTGCAGCATATATAGCTACAGGGACTACTGGTAtttaatgtttaatttagaacTACTTGCACTGATAACTTACAACACACCAAACTTTTCAGCATTCGAGTATTTGCACACACTATCATTTGGCATATCTATACTTGTTAGTTGTATATGGGCGTTCCTATTCGAGCCAGTTAGTCATCTACATGATGTGAAGCTTAACCAGAGTGCTTTGAGGAACGAATATTACAAGTCTAAGAATGCGTTGGCTTATTATGGCCCTGCTGTGGTTACCAATAATGGGGAAATCAACATCACCTCTTAGTAAATGCTTATAATTGagtttataaaatttgttataaattttttcgggtaaaaattaattttcccaattgttaaattaatGTGATCGCCACATtattttgtacattaaaACATTATCCTAATTTTACAAGCATAATCCATTTACGCTAATTTAATTAACAATACGACGTATTTCTCagatgtaaatattaaaatattaaaatattgcaattctaacaaaattgaaaataaaattattagtatatatttacaaactAACGCTTTTGGACATATTGTACAGTTTATCCGCGCCACTAGATGGATTTATCTCCTTAAACTTTTCTAATTTAACCAAGTACTCATTCcatatattgataacaGAATTTCTGGCCtgaataatgtataaattacatgTTGCAAAATAGTTGTGTGAGTGACTTTTGAGTGAAAGTATTGTTTACACGCCTTATCTacattgtacaatatgttTTTGTGCGATGTGATAAACTCGTTTGACAAAGACatgaatttatcaatatttgcaTCACTTGTAATTTCGATGATCGGTTTAAACATCAGTTTAATTTGAGAATTTATGTGTCTACAACAAGTTTCTTGGTATAATTTGTCCAACCTATTTGAAACTGTTTGTAACCTTTCAACAATGGCCCTGCAGCTCTTTGAATCCAACGCACTTATCAATGAGGCCAATTGGTTAATAACGTAAATATCTTCCTTAACTCTGCTTTCCTGCAATGCAGACAGAGAGATTATGGCGTTCAAAGTCGTTTCAATTAGATCGTTGAAAAgttttattatatcatcaaaattatagCAATGTATAACACGCATACAAGTAACTATCAATGTGGCAGTTAATTCTATATTCCAATCTGGCGTATTAGCCACAGATTTTAAGTAATCCTTCGAATTTTTAACAGAAATACGATTGTATTCCACCatttcatttattacatttgaaataatattttgtacTTTAGCAGTAAACATTAGTTTCACATTAGACATTATTTCCTGGTACTGGGTATAGCCATTAGTTTCAAAATAACTTATCGTGTCAACAATGAATGTTAGTATTAATAAGTGTCCAACTATGTCTTCTGATTTGTCCAGGTAAATTTCACATTTACCCATGAACTTTTCTAGTGTTGGTACAAGTACTTGTCTAATCTCAGTGTAATCGctcaatatttgataattgatGCCGAAATCTTcatcacaaatatcaaataatttggatgCCATAGATAATTCTTTATTACtgtatgaaattattttggtGATAAACTGGTTGAACAGATTTTCTGGCGCATTGTTTGTacctatataaatatcattaacaCCTCTAGATTGTTCCGCAGCAAATAACTTTTTCCAATCGCAGTCTGACAGCAAGTAATCCCTAAATTCggttataaatattttattcagGTATTTTACAAGTTTAAAACTAGATTTAGCATTAGTTTTAGCTTTGGGTGCTAAATAAGTGTTACACATGTTAAAATTTCCCAGTACTCTAAGATTATCATCCAAACTATTAAAGTAGCTCGTTTTTAACATTTCTGAATAACCCTTCCTCAAGTCATTAGTCAAAGTGGAGTATTTGAATAGGTGGTCATATAAGTACTTATTATCAAGTAGgttgtgaaaattttgggATTTAAATCCCTCCTCCATAATATATCTCAAGTGGTGATATATACGTTTATTTGCCAAATCGAGCAATTGTTTGAGTTTTATTCGAGCCCGTATCTATATCAATGCCAATACATACTAATGATGGATAATTTTCATGTTGTATCTGATTGCACAGGTCCAATTTAGCCAGAAAATAGGTGTGTTTaagcaaataattattgtcGATAACGTCATTTCCAACGGAATCAACGAGCTCTTCGGGTATCTGAATGCATTGAATGTAACTGTCCATCAAAACGTTTAACTTCTCGAGATTTTCAATCTTCCTTCCCAACTTCTTATAAATTAGCTAAATTAAAGTTTTACATACATAACTTTGTGATATGCCACTCAAAATGGTggaaaaattttggatattATTTGAGAAATCTGACTGCAATGATACTAGTTtgttgttaaatttgtttgcaCGTTTATAAATTTCAGAAATATCACCGGATAATTcttttaattgtaataatttgtttataaaaTTGGTAGAATCACCAGAGACAGTTGTATCAGCGGAAATCGGTCCTGCCATTTTGTAGATAGGTATAATGTGCCCACAAACAACGCGTGTTATGCACCATTTGTGGTTTgtatatgtttaaaaaaCATATAAAACTTTTCTGCGATAAAAATCTATGCTATTAGTAAATGCGCAGTAGAATTATTACTAAACGTAGGGTAATAAATTAGGACTCTAATGTGTTGGTGGGCAAGTTGACGGTAATGACATTCGTGACCAGAAAGTTTACCAGCGACTCAGAGATACTTGCAGCTTTCTGacgatattttttaataatctGTTCAGTCTCCTCCCTCATCTTATTGATGGTTGTATCGTTTTCGTTGGGGAGTTCCTTCAGTTTTTCcttaaacaattcatcTTCCATTTTCTTGAACTGCTCGATCTCCTTTTGCGCCATAATTTCAGCATCATTTAGCAGCTTGGCTTTGGCTATGTTAGTAGAGTAAAAAAGTACATGTATATGTTTAGtatcatataaaataatcagTAATTGACACTCACCATCCTTAGCCCTTTTGATAATTTCCTCCGCTTCTTGTTCCGCCTTCAGCAACTGTTGAATTAATGCATTCGAACTATTGTTGGACATGTCATACAAAAACTAGACTAATGGGACATATTGTTGTGTAGTGCTATGTAACATACGTTATATTGAATGACTGTAAAGCAGGTTCGTGATGTTATAAAAAGAGCAAATCAACTACACACTATAGATTTACATGGTCCTAATACAGATGTATTACTACGAGAAAACTCAGagttgttaaataaattgcaaGGTCTAAACTATAGTTACACATGGGCTTGCCGTGCCAATGTGGATCGATTTTTGATTAAACAATGTCTAGAGCTTGTGAGGGGCAAcatgatgaaattgtacaacgaatcaaaattttgcgGCGGCTGGAATGATAGGAGCAAGTTACAAATATTGAGTGCCAACTCTAACTTCTACTTTTTGATAATAGATAGCACAGATTGTTTAGTTGGCTTCATTTGTTATCGTTTTATCGCAATTCACGAGTGCCAGCCCATTACCCCTGTTTGTTACATATTTGAAATACAGCTCAGGGTATTTACTGGTTAATTTAGAGCGATTGTTGCGGCAATGGAGTTGGACAATTACTTATAAAATTGGCTCAAAAAGTAGCCAACAAATATAAGTTGAGTAAAGTTATGTGCACCTGCATAAAATCCAACACCAGGGCACTAAACTTTTACTACAAATGCGGGTTTACAGCAGATGCCAGCGACCCCGATACATGTTACAAAACTATAGGTTCACAGGGACCAGTGACGGTGGGGGAGGCCTGCTATAAGATTCTTAAGCTATGactatttgtattttgataattcaaaattaagAAGTTTAGAATTATAACTTATTTAGATTATGCCGATTTTGTTGGCAACATCCAGTGCGTCCTGGTCGGGTGAGAGTCTAACGAAAGCCTTCTTCAGCCCGTCTGGACGAATCAAAGTATTTACGCTCTGGCAATCCACATCGTAAAGATTTTTCATGGCCAACTTGATTTTTCTCTTGTTAGCCCTAGGATCTACGATAAAGACGAGAGTATTGATTTCTTCAATCATCTTCATGGAGCATTCAGTGGTGAGGGGATATTTGacaattgaatatttgtcTAATTTTTTAGAGTGGCGTGTTTTTAAAACTCTGGGAAATTTGGGAGTTCTCGGTTTTTTCAACGTCTTCTTTCTGAAGAAATGTATATTCCGTCTAACTTTGACTTTGGACAAGGTGGTGGATTTTTTCACAGATTTCGCAGCATTTTTCGCCTTCTTAATATCAACCTTTGAGGGTTTTTGTTTGGAACTAACCGGGGGCTTATTTTTGGCGTCCCCTTTGCCTTTGTCTGGCTGTTCCTTTTGGGCCTTAACCATTGCAATGGCCCACCCCATTATACCATTACCATAAGTGACActatatactatatatacCCACCAAAACAACTATACTTATGCATGAATCCACAACCAATTACCAGTTACCTTAAAAACTAAGATTTAAGCGTAACACCCTATGTCTACCAATTATAGTTTAGCGAGTATGCATACGTTGGCATTTACGTTTACCAATAATTGCACCTCTTTTAGACTTGTTTTTCTTAATTAACTAGTAACATTTAACAGAATCTTTGCACAATATCATGTGTAAATCGCCATGCTCTCTTATCTGCCAAAACATCAACGCgattgcaaatatttagacatatcatatttcaatttaagTAAATATCTAAAAATTCACATGCTTAAACTTCAAGACGTTCAGATTGCACATACATACCAGCTATCGCCACCTACATACGACAATCACACTAGCCTTTACGATGCATAGTTGAGAAagaaattaacaatatcgCGATGCATTAGTGGTTGAGCTTTAAAATGCTCTGTTATTTTActtttaaaacaatttgaatgaGCGTATTACGCGGAGGCATTGCTGGTAGCATCCTCCCCCTCTTCCTCATCATCATCCTTATATGTGATTAGGTAATCATGTTTCTTGCCCCCTCCGGCCTTTGTCAGCACTGATTTTTGGCCCTTGATGGATATAATATAGATGGTATCATTATCTGCGTCAGGAATGTCTGTAGCATTCCCATCAATACCCTGCGATTGGGATGCATGCGTTTGTTGCTTAAGTTGGAAATTGGACTTGTTTTCAAGCGTTTGATTGGCCAGCTGGTACAATTGTTGGGGAAGCAACATCAGATAATAGTTTTCACCTACCGAGCCCTTTGCAGAGTGCTAACTAAGCGTAATAGATTACCTGGCAGGTATAATTTCGTAGGAATGAAAACCTTTCAGCCTTCCCTTCCATTCCAACACTGCAATAATACTCAAACTGCTTGCTGGTAGGAGTTTCTTCCGTTACCCTCATGAATCCCCTTTCGCCCTTATCTATTTCAGCGACGCCGCCGGAAATGCTGGTATGTATGTACGTATTTTTCCAGTGTTGTACATTTGGCATCACCTTGTAGACTTTCTTTTGCTTCAGGTTTGGGTTTTTTGGGTTTACTAGCGTCTTTGGATCGACAAAACTGTTTCTGATGCTATCCATGTAGATCTGAACGCGCTGTTCCTTGGAGAGTCTTAGCCAATTGTTTTGCGTATTATCAGCTGCAGATTTTAGTGGACTAATACCAAGCAATTTGGAGGACTTTTCCTGCCTCCTAGTGGCTAGTTGTTTCACCTGGTCCAATATGAAGCTGGGAACAACACCAGAGAGGTCCAGTGGCTCCTCGCATTGTTGCATCTCCTCAGATTTAGTTGCGAGCTCATAGTCAATCATTTCATCTAGATCAATCTGCTCGCTtagattttgaaaattcatCCATCGGTGTAAAACTTCTAGTGCGCTGGTCTCGTAGCCTAGCAGCTCGCTGCTCAGTGGAATGGGCAGGAGGATTGGACCCAAGGGATACTCTTTGAGCGACAGATCAAACTTAGTGTCGTGTATGAACGGCGATTTTTCTTGCAGATATTTGGAGAGGAGGTTTTCCTTGCTAGACATTGACGGCCCTACAGTGGACGCCCCGCCTGATGTGACTGTGGCGGCCATATACTCCCCCTTTCCCTCTCGATAACATAAACTACAAATTACAGAGGCCTAGTTGGCGTCAAAGTTAGTCAAACCAGGGAGCACGGCTATATGGATATGGGAGCGAAGCAG encodes:
- a CDS encoding large subunit ribosomal protein L23Ae (overlaps_old_locusTagID:BBM_III05335) — encoded protein: MGWAIAMVKAQKEQPDKGKGDAKNKPPVSSKQKPSKVDIKKAKNAAKSVKKSTTLSKVKVRRNIHFFRKKTLKKPRTPKFPRVLKTRHSKKLDKYSIVKYPLTTECSMKMIEEINTLVFIVDPRANKRKIKLAMKNLYDVDCQSVNTLIRPDGLKKAFVRLSPDQDALDVANKIGII
- a CDS encoding vacuolar ATP synthase subunit g, putative (overlaps_old_locusTagID:BBM_III05325;~overlaps_old_locusTagID:BBM_III05330); protein product: MSNNSSNALIQQLLKAEQEAEEIIKRAKDAKAKLLNDAEIMAQKEIEQFKKMEDELFKEKLKELPNENDTTINKMREETEQIIKKYRQKAASISESLVNFLVTNVITVNLPTNTLES
- a CDS encoding RNA-binding protein 39 (overlaps_old_locusTagID:BBM_III05310) — encoded protein: MSSGNHVSRYDKRSCSGSPRHKSRDRSHHRRHTSRSRSRSRHAHSHSHSHSVHAHSRSRSRYSGSRHSHSRSKHSHSRSRHSSRSDRDEIEEAKLRAEKLKQIKEFKRNKEQEEAMRTDLTVLVANLHMKITEREIYELFSDGAGKIRDIQLVRDQRTGRPKGVAYVEFYTNDSVIKALSMSGHFLLNQPIRVTASQAEKNRAAKASKEFQTNESEMPLRLYVGGLVDSLVNISENELRQLFVPFGEILSVELHRDPFTGKPKGFAFIEYKRASEAREAMLAMDGFEISGRNIKVNLTSDNRPNAYTALNGLNNAQKITNDLDRLEKEKMEEYDSDLMPGAVSKIELMKRLNRDGDLPTSNKTSLDAAKVIPGVSAPGNSATVGVTENIVLSNMFSATDPQIMEDPEFFTDLVEDVKSECKKYGNVLQVYINKSVPDGMVWVKFATVEQAVAAFQSLNDRFFGGNSISAAFATNHTWLSTCKALK
- a CDS encoding glideosome associated protein with multiple membrane spans 1 (GAPM1) (overlaps_old_locusTagID:BBM_III05315); protein product: MYFTYVIRPGDAPESRKPQFEPIWEFLMNYNLRLGFVIQLTSYAILISSIYAGGKSPFGLLGFLRATVDSIGITPFSSVLFCHGGFIIGTLLIMAFIQMAEDDSSIKQSRGYRAGTKFILQATSFASVSWCLSLVTFLGATYYFDSEWLDEQIGVGSNWIIHFTSRVLDSFAMLCYAGGCFFLETYHSHGTNEIWGWICGAAYIATGTTELLALITYNTPNFSAFEYLHTLSFGISILVSCIWAFLFEPVSHLHDVKLNQSALRNEYYKSKNALAYYGPAVVTNNGEINITS
- a CDS encoding N-alpha-acetyltransferase 40 (overlaps_old_locusTagID:BBM_III05330), with amino-acid sequence MTVKQVRDVIKRANQLHTIDLHGPNTDVLLRENSELLNKLQGLNYSYTWACRANVDRFLIKQCLELVRGNMMKLYNESKFCGGWNDRSKLQILSANSNFYFLIIDSTDCLVGFICYRFIAIHECQPITPVCYIFEIQLRSDCCGNGVGQLLIKLAQKVANKYKLSKVMCTCIKSNTRALNFYYKCGFTADASDPDTCYKTIGSQGPVTVGEACYKILKL
- a CDS encoding hypothetical protein (overlaps_old_locusTagID:BBM_III05340), whose amino-acid sequence is MAATVTSGGASTVGPSMSSKENLLSKYLQEKSPFIHDTKFDLSLKEYPLGPILLPIPLSSELLGYETSALEVLHRWMNFQNLSEQIDLDEMIDYELATKSEEMQQCEEPLDLSGVVPSFILDQVKQLATRRQEKSSKLLGISPLKSAADNTQNNWLRLSKEQRVQIYMDSIRNSFVDPKTLVNPKNPNLKQKKVYKVMPNVQHWKNTYIHTSISGGVAEIDKGERGFMRVTEETPTSKQFEYYCSVGMEGKAERFSFLRNYTCQHSAKGSVGENYYLMLLPQQLYQLANQTLENKSNFQLKQQTHASQSQGIDGNATDIPDADNDTIYIISIKGQKSVLTKAGGGKKHDYLITYKDDDEEEGEDATSNASA
- a CDS encoding hypothetical protein (overlaps_old_locusTagID:BBM_III05320); protein product: MAGPISADTTVSGDSTNFINKLLQLKELSGDISEIYKRANKFNNKLVSLQSDFSNNIQNFSTILSGISQSYLIYKKLGRKIENLEKLNVLMDSYIQCIQIPEELVDSVGNDVIDNNYLLKHTYFLAKLDLCNQIQHENYPSLIRARIKLKQLLDLANKRIYHHLRYIMEEGFKSQNFHNLLDNKYLYDHLFKYSTLTNDLRKGYSEMLKTSYFNSLDDNLRVLGNFNMCNTYLAPKAKTNAKSSFKLVKYLNKIFITEFRDYLLSDCDWKKLFAAEQSRGTNNAPENLFNQFITKIISYSNKELSMASKLFDICDEDFGINYQILSDYTEIRQVLVPTLEKFMGKCEIYLDKSEDIVGHLLILTFIVDTISYFETNGYTQYQEIMSNVKLMFTAKVQNIISNVINEMVEYNRISVKNSKDYLKSVANTPDWNIELTATLIVTCMRVIHCYNFDDIIKLFNDLIETTLNAIISLSALQESRVKEDIYVINQLASLISALDSKSCRAIVERLDKLYQETCCRHINSQIKLMFKPIIEITSDANIDKFMSLSNEFITSHKNILYNVDKACKQYFHSKVTHTTILQHARNSVINIWNEYLVKLEKFKEINPSSGADKLYNMSKSVSL